The Anas acuta chromosome 2, bAnaAcu1.1, whole genome shotgun sequence genome contains a region encoding:
- the YTHDF3 gene encoding YTH domain-containing family protein 3 isoform X1, with protein MSATSVDQRPKGQGNKVSVQNGSIHQKDAVNDDDFEPYLSSQTNQSNSYPPMSDPYMPSYYAPSIGFPYSLGEAAWSTAGDPPMPYLTTYGQMSNGEHHYIPDGVFSQPGALGNTPPFLGQHGFNFFPGNADFSTWGTSGSQGQSTQSSAYSSSYGYPPSSLGRAIADGQAGFGSDTLSKVPGISSIEQGMTGLKIGGDMTAAVTKTVGSALSSTGMTSIAANSVPPVSSSAPKPTSWAAIARKPAKPQPKLKPKGNVGIGGPAVPPPPIKHNMNIGTWDDKGSVVKAPPAQPVLPPQTIIQQPQPLIQPPPLVQSQLPQQQPQPQQPQQQQGPQQQAQPHQLQQQQLQNRWVAPRNRGVGFSQNNGAGTENFGLGVVSVSSSPSGVEVHPVLEKLKAINNYNPKDFDWNLKNGRVFIIKSYSEDDIHRSIKYSIWCSTEHGNKRLDAAYRSLNGKGPLYLLFSVNGSGHFCGVAEMKSVVDYNAYAGVWSQDKWKGKFDVKWIFVKDVPNNQLRHIRLENNDNKPVTNSRDTQEVPLEKAKQVLKIIATFKHTTSIFDDFAHYEKRQEEEEAMRRERNRNKQ; from the exons ATGTCAGCCACCAGCGTCGACCAG AGACCTAAAGGACAGGGAAATAAAG TTTCAGTACAGAACGGTTCGATTCATCAAAAGGATGCAGTAAATGATGATGATTTTGAGCCATATCTAAGTAGTCAGACAAATCAG AGTAACAGCTATCCACCAATGTCAGACCCATATATGCCTAGTTATTATGCTCCATCCATTGGATTTCCGTACTCTTTAGGCGAAGCAGCATGGTCAACTGCAGGTGACCCTCCAATGCCATACTTGACAACTTATGGACAGATGAGTAATGGTGAACACCATTACATACCTGATGGTGTGTTTAGTCAACCTGGGGCATTAGGAAATACCCCTCCATTTCTTGGGCAGcatggatttaatttttttcctgggaaTGCAGACTTCTCTACATGGGGGACGAGTGGATCTCAGGGACAATCAACGCAAAGCTCTGCTTACAGCAGCAGCTATGGCTATCCACCTAGTTCTCTTGGGAGAGCCATAGCAGATGGACAGGCTGGATTTGGCAGCGATACTCTGAGCAAGGTGCCTGGTATTAGCAGCATTGAGCAAGGCATGACTGGACTGAAAATTGGTGGAGATATGACGGCTGCTGTAACAAAAACTGTAGGTTCAGCTCTGAGCAGTACAGGTATGACAAGCATTGCAGCCAACAGCGTGCCCCCAGTTAGCAGTTCAGCACCTAAACCAACCTCATGGGCTGCCATTGCAAGGAAGCCTGCTAAACCTCAGCCAAAACTCAAGCCTAAAGGTAACGTGGGCATTGGGGGCCCTGCTGTACCACCCCCACCTATAAAACACAACATGAATATTGGAACTTGGGATGACAAAGGGTCAGTGGTAAAAGCACCCCCAGCCCAACCAGTACTGCCTCCTCAGACTATAATCCAGCAGCCTCAGCCATTAATTCAACCACCACCACTGGTGCAAAGCCAACTGCCTCAACAGCAGCCTCAGCCACAGCAACCACAACAGCAACAAGGACCTCAGCAGCAGGCCCAGCCTCACCAGTTGCAGCAGCAACAGCTGCAAAACCGCTGGGTAGCGCCTCGTAATAGGGGGGTGGGCTTCAGCCAGAACAACGGAGCTGGTACTGAAAACTTTGGTTTAGGTGTTGTATCTGTCAGCTCCTCACCTTCTGGTGTGGAAGTGCACCCAGTGCTGGAGAAACTAAAGGCCATAAACAACTACAATCCCAAAGACTTCGATTGGAACCTGAAGAATGGACGTGTGTTTATAATCAAAAGTTATTCAGAGGACGATATTCATCGCTCCATTAAGTACTCTATCTGGTGTAGTACTGAACATGGTAATAAGCGCTTGGATGCTGCTTACCGTTCCTTGAATGGAAAAGGCCCACTCTATTTACTCTTCAGTGTGAATGGCAGTGGACACTTTTGTGGAGTGGCTGAGATGAAGTCTGTTGTGGACTACAATGCATATGCTGGTGTCTGGTCTCAGGATAAGTGGAAGGGCAAGTTTGATGTCAAATGGATCTTTGTCAAAGACGTTCCCAATAACCAACTGCGGCATATTCGCTTggaaaacaatgacaacaaaccAGTTACCAATTCGAGGGACACTCAAGAAGTACCCCTAGAAAAAGCCAAGCAAGTGCTTAAAATAATTGCTACTTTCAAGCATACCACCTCAATCTTTGATGACTTTGCACATTATGAAAAGCgtcaagaggaggaggaagccatGCGTAGG
- the YTHDF3 gene encoding YTH domain-containing family protein 3 isoform X2 produces MSDPYMPSYYAPSIGFPYSLGEAAWSTAGDPPMPYLTTYGQMSNGEHHYIPDGVFSQPGALGNTPPFLGQHGFNFFPGNADFSTWGTSGSQGQSTQSSAYSSSYGYPPSSLGRAIADGQAGFGSDTLSKVPGISSIEQGMTGLKIGGDMTAAVTKTVGSALSSTGMTSIAANSVPPVSSSAPKPTSWAAIARKPAKPQPKLKPKGNVGIGGPAVPPPPIKHNMNIGTWDDKGSVVKAPPAQPVLPPQTIIQQPQPLIQPPPLVQSQLPQQQPQPQQPQQQQGPQQQAQPHQLQQQQLQNRWVAPRNRGVGFSQNNGAGTENFGLGVVSVSSSPSGVEVHPVLEKLKAINNYNPKDFDWNLKNGRVFIIKSYSEDDIHRSIKYSIWCSTEHGNKRLDAAYRSLNGKGPLYLLFSVNGSGHFCGVAEMKSVVDYNAYAGVWSQDKWKGKFDVKWIFVKDVPNNQLRHIRLENNDNKPVTNSRDTQEVPLEKAKQVLKIIATFKHTTSIFDDFAHYEKRQEEEEAMRRERNRNKQ; encoded by the coding sequence ATGTCAGACCCATATATGCCTAGTTATTATGCTCCATCCATTGGATTTCCGTACTCTTTAGGCGAAGCAGCATGGTCAACTGCAGGTGACCCTCCAATGCCATACTTGACAACTTATGGACAGATGAGTAATGGTGAACACCATTACATACCTGATGGTGTGTTTAGTCAACCTGGGGCATTAGGAAATACCCCTCCATTTCTTGGGCAGcatggatttaatttttttcctgggaaTGCAGACTTCTCTACATGGGGGACGAGTGGATCTCAGGGACAATCAACGCAAAGCTCTGCTTACAGCAGCAGCTATGGCTATCCACCTAGTTCTCTTGGGAGAGCCATAGCAGATGGACAGGCTGGATTTGGCAGCGATACTCTGAGCAAGGTGCCTGGTATTAGCAGCATTGAGCAAGGCATGACTGGACTGAAAATTGGTGGAGATATGACGGCTGCTGTAACAAAAACTGTAGGTTCAGCTCTGAGCAGTACAGGTATGACAAGCATTGCAGCCAACAGCGTGCCCCCAGTTAGCAGTTCAGCACCTAAACCAACCTCATGGGCTGCCATTGCAAGGAAGCCTGCTAAACCTCAGCCAAAACTCAAGCCTAAAGGTAACGTGGGCATTGGGGGCCCTGCTGTACCACCCCCACCTATAAAACACAACATGAATATTGGAACTTGGGATGACAAAGGGTCAGTGGTAAAAGCACCCCCAGCCCAACCAGTACTGCCTCCTCAGACTATAATCCAGCAGCCTCAGCCATTAATTCAACCACCACCACTGGTGCAAAGCCAACTGCCTCAACAGCAGCCTCAGCCACAGCAACCACAACAGCAACAAGGACCTCAGCAGCAGGCCCAGCCTCACCAGTTGCAGCAGCAACAGCTGCAAAACCGCTGGGTAGCGCCTCGTAATAGGGGGGTGGGCTTCAGCCAGAACAACGGAGCTGGTACTGAAAACTTTGGTTTAGGTGTTGTATCTGTCAGCTCCTCACCTTCTGGTGTGGAAGTGCACCCAGTGCTGGAGAAACTAAAGGCCATAAACAACTACAATCCCAAAGACTTCGATTGGAACCTGAAGAATGGACGTGTGTTTATAATCAAAAGTTATTCAGAGGACGATATTCATCGCTCCATTAAGTACTCTATCTGGTGTAGTACTGAACATGGTAATAAGCGCTTGGATGCTGCTTACCGTTCCTTGAATGGAAAAGGCCCACTCTATTTACTCTTCAGTGTGAATGGCAGTGGACACTTTTGTGGAGTGGCTGAGATGAAGTCTGTTGTGGACTACAATGCATATGCTGGTGTCTGGTCTCAGGATAAGTGGAAGGGCAAGTTTGATGTCAAATGGATCTTTGTCAAAGACGTTCCCAATAACCAACTGCGGCATATTCGCTTggaaaacaatgacaacaaaccAGTTACCAATTCGAGGGACACTCAAGAAGTACCCCTAGAAAAAGCCAAGCAAGTGCTTAAAATAATTGCTACTTTCAAGCATACCACCTCAATCTTTGATGACTTTGCACATTATGAAAAGCgtcaagaggaggaggaagccatGCGTAGG